Proteins from a genomic interval of Papaver somniferum cultivar HN1 chromosome 4, ASM357369v1, whole genome shotgun sequence:
- the LOC113274758 gene encoding F-box/kelch-repeat protein At3g23880-like, with the protein MDYPFEYKKGMTISILGACNGLICFGIVIDTKTSICIWNPTTREYRKIHHSNFHNDPKVYCDSGFGYDSKTGDYKMVTIADSKRSGYCEVEVYTFGLHLSKTILTFPHKYPIHAPRVVFLNGALHWISSSTSKQDIYHGILTFDISNEKLMDVPLPEKCILHPEDSKTELHKTIGVLGDCLSLVLVDVKTVEIWVMQDYGVRESWTKLFTTTQEPIIHYPFWMPILSLKTGDILMHSYDGFVLCDPKNGRVGKVSSFFQENKRIVRVLTMITAHPESYVESLVSLNSGTYVKKPRRQKSRTVSGDCNGLRGGAGVHLKLPVKSLLTCKCLCRIRTIISSCLLIASQILRLAFVFGTQQLNTKKYNIVIFISIPSILLEPGLVMIAKLEITRW; encoded by the exons ATGGATTACCCATTTGAATACAAGAAAGGTATGACAATTAGTATTTTGGGTGCTTGTAATGGTCTCATTTGCTTTGGTATTGTAATTGATACAAAGACTAGCATTTGTATTTGGAACCCAACAACTAGAGAATACAGGAAAATTCACCATTCTAATTTTCACAACGACCCCAAGGTTTACTGTGACTCTGGGTTTGGTTACGATAGCAAAACTGGAGATTACAAGATGGTGACTATTGCGGATTCTAAAAGGTCAGGTTACTGTGAAGTTGAAGTATATACATTTGGATTGCATTTGTCAAAAACTATTCTTACCTTTCCTCACAAGTATCCGATTCACGCACCTCGTGTTGTTTTTCtcaatggagctcttcattggataAGCAGCAGTACGTCCAAGCAGGATATCTACCATGGTATATTAACTTTTGATATCAGTAATGAGAAACTCATGGATGTGCCGTTGCCAGAAAAATGTATATTACATCCAGAAGATAGCAAGACGGAATTGCATAAGACGATTGGAGTATTGGGAGACTGCCTTAGTTTAGTTTTAGTCGACGTTAAGACGGTGGAAATATGGGTAATGCAGGATTATGGAGTGAGAGAATCTTGGACTAAACTATTCACCACTACTCAAGAACCAATCATCCATTATCCTTTTTGGATGCCGATACTGTCACTTAAAACTGGTGACATTCTGATGCATAGTTATGACGGTTTTGTTTTATGTGACCCAAAGAATGGAAGAGTAGGAAAGGTGAGCAGTTTTTTCCAAGAAAACAAGCGTATTGTTCGTGTTCTTACTATGATCACAGCTCATCCTGAGAGTTACGTCGAGAGCCTGGTTTCGCTTAACTCGGGTACTTATGTGAAGAAGCCCAGACGACAAAAGTCGAG AACTGTTTCAGGGGACTGCAACGGTCTGCGAGGAGGAGCGGGAGTCCATCTGAAATTACCAGTGAAATCATTGTTAACATGTAAGTGTTTATGCAGAATAAGAACAATCATAAGCTCGTGTTTGCTGATAGCGAGTCAGATACTG AGACTAGCATTTGTATTTGGAACCCAGCAACTAAATACAAAGAAATACAACATTGTGATTTTCATATCAATCCCAAGCATTCTTCTAGAGCCGGGTTTGGTTATGATAGCAAAACTGGAGATTACAAGATGGTAA